One Caretta caretta isolate rCarCar2 chromosome 24, rCarCar1.hap1, whole genome shotgun sequence genomic region harbors:
- the LOC142070057 gene encoding uncharacterized protein LOC142070057, with the protein MVCWELRFTLSKKLRNHLIKILYSKQGKIKNELSKMDTLIKNQPSTQTSSWLDFTKTRQAIYNAHFASLQKKKDTKLSKLLHATRGHSNGSLTPPSNIVNLSNYTLSPAEAAVLSRGLSFCPSTPTNMIQFCGDLESYFRRLRLKEYFQNTSEQHTNPQRSPCQHYRKRDSRWTPPEGRDSRLDFYRECFRRRARAEIVEKQHHLPHNLSHAERNAIHSLRNNSDIIIKKADKGGAVVIMNRSEYEQEAARQLSNTSFYKPLPYDPTESYQKQLQHLLKKLPEKAQDQIRTDTPLEPRPGIFYLLPKIHKPGNPGRPIISGIGTLTAGLKDALCSVLRALEADQETQTMDLFTLVGLKMMGLA; encoded by the exons ATGGTTTGCTGGGAGCTAAG attcacgctctcaaagaaactgcggaatcacctgatcaagatcctctacagcaaacagggaaagattaagaatgagctctcaaaaatggatactctcataaagaaccagccttccacacaaacttcctcgtggctggattttactaaaactagacaagccatttacaacgcacactttgcttctctacaaaagaaaaaggacactaaactttctaaactactacatgctacaaggggccacagcaatggttccctcaccccacctagcaatattgttaacctatccaactatactctcagcccagcagaagcagctgttctatctcggggcctctccttctgcccctccacccccacgaacatgatacagttctgtggtgacctagaatcctattttcgacgtctccgtctcaaggaatatttccaaaatacctctgaacaacatactaatccacagaggtctccctgccaacactacagaaagagggattctagatggactcctcctgaaggtcgagacagcagactggacttctacagagagtgcttccgccgacgtgcacgggctgaaattgtggaaaagcagcatcacttgccccataacctcagccatgcggaacgcaatgccatccacagcctcagaaacaactctgacatcataatcaaaaaggctgacaaaggaggtgctgttgtcatcatgaataggtcggaatatgaacaagaggctgctcggcagctctccaacacgagtttctacaagccattaccctatgatcccactgagagttaccaaaagcaactacagcatttgctcaagaaacttcctgaaaaagcacaagatcaaatccgcacagacacacccctggaaccccgacctgggatattctatctactacccaagatccataaacctggaaatcctgggcgccccatcatctcaggcattggcaccctgacagcaggatt
- the HPN gene encoding serine protease hepsin, with amino-acid sequence MAEKDGGPTVPCWSLPKVVAVVTGGFLLLAGVGASVWAIVTSVLGSDSEGLYGVQVGSADLRLTLYDESAGKWRLICSTSSNALVAAMSCAEMGFVRSLWHSELDVERVGANGTSGYFCVDESRLPLAHRLSEVVSICDCPMGQFLATLCQDCGRRKLSVDRIVGGQDASLGKWPWQVSLRYDGTHLCGGSIISSQWVVTAAHCFPERNRVVSRWRVFSGAISQVSSRGQQAGVTGVVYHAGYLPFLDPNSEENGNDIALVHLAAPLSFTEDVQPVCLPALGQPLLDGKVCTVTGWGNTQYYGQQSSILQEASVPIISTALCNSPEYYGNQIRPRMFCAGYAEGGTDACQGDSGGPFVCEDGISRTPRWRLCGVVSWGTGCALPQKPGVYTRVGAFHDWIHQAMKTHSLASGIVSQH; translated from the exons ATGGCTGAGAAAGACG GGGGCCCAACGGTGCCGTGCTGGTCGCTGCCCAAGGTTGTGGCTGTCGTGACTGGCGGCTTCCTGCTCTTAGCTGGCGTCGGGGCCAGCGTGTGGGCCATTG TGACATCTGTGCTGGGGAGTGACAGTGAAGGACTGTATGGTG tccAGGTCGGGTCGGCGGACCTCCGGCTCACACTGTACGATGAGAGCGCGGGCAAATGGCGCCTcatctgctccacctcctccaatGCCCTGGTGGCTGCAATGAGCTGTGCAGAGATGGGCTTCGTCAG GTCTCTCTGGCACTCGGAGCTGGACGTGGAGCGCGTGGGCGCCAACGGGACGTCGGGATATTTCTGTGTGGACGAGTCTCGCCTGCCACTGGCCCATAGACTCAGTGAGGTCGTCTCCATCTG CGACTGCCCGATGGGCCAGTTCCTTGCAACGCTCTGCCAAG ACTGCGGGCGCAGGAAGCTGTCTGTTGACCGGATCGTGGGGGGCCAGGACGCCAGTCTGGGCAAGTGGCCGTGGCAGGTCAGCCTGCGTTAtgacggaacccacctctgcgGCGGCTCCATCATCTCCAGCCAGTGGGTTGTCACCGCCGCACACTGCTTCCCTGA GAGAAACCGGGTGGTGAGCCGCTGGCGGGTTTTCTCAGGCGCCATCTCTCAGgtgtccagcagggggcagcaggcgggggtgACGGGCGTGGTGTACCACGCGGGCTACCTTCCCTTCCTGGACCCCAACAGCGAGGAGAATGGCAACGACATCGCGCTGGTGCACCTGGCCGCGCCCCTCAGCTTCACCG AGGACGTCCAGCCCGTCTGCCTCCCGGCGCTGGGGCAGCCCCTCCTGGACGGCAAGGTCTGCACCGTGACCGGCTGGGGCAACACGCAGTACTACG GGCAGCAGTCCAGCATCCTGCAGGAGGCCTCTGTGCCCATCATCAGCACCGCACTGTGCAACTCGCCTGAGTACTACGGCAACCAGATCCGCCCCCGCATGTTCTGTGCTGGCTACGCCGAGGGTGGCACCGATGCCTGCCAG GGTGACAGCGGGGGGCCCTTTGTGTGTGAGGACGGCATCTCCCGCACCCCCCGCTGGCGGCTCTGCGGCGTGGTCAGCTGGGGCACCGGCTGCGCCCTGCCCCAAAAGCCGGGGGTCTACACCAGGGTTGGCGCCTTCCACGACTGGATCCACCAGGCCATgaag ACTCACTCCCTGGCCAGCGGGATCGTTTCCCAGCACTGA